tttattttatgactCTGGACGTTGGTACATGGTTGTGAAACCTCAGCTCATGGTGTGGGGGAAGGAGCCTGAAGTCACCCCACAGGCAGGAATTCTGCACCTGAAAGTGGACAAAGGTTGGATTTATTGGGCAGCCTGGTGCCTCCCACAGATCGTGCCCGTCCGGTGAGCGACTTTTCTTTCCGCAggggatttagaatatttcctttcctttcgagtcttgtcagggatttggaataaatgctggtgagggggagtggggcagagcagggggctgcaccggGGACCCATGTGTTGCCCTGGAGCAACGGTTTGTTCTGCCatgggggtgctggtgcaggtggtttggtgggatttcTGGAGCCTCTTTGGGGGCAGGTGCAGcccttctcccccatcccctctccgCCAGCTGTAACCCCCCATCGCCCACCCTCTacctcccttcccatccctctTCACCAGCTCCAGATGCAGATGTGGCTCCTCCTGAGTTATTTGGTGACTCTGCACGTCCTGCGGCTGGGATCAGGtagggatcctgcagggctgggggggctttTGCCCACTctggggggcagctgtggggcaggggaggtgccgtggggtggggggagcccagagctgggccccgcatgggtttggctttcccttgggctctttctgcaatacgtcccttgccctgggggcaccttCGGTCCCGTCCTGCAGCGCTCCCCTCAAacgtttctggcttgcagcagggctggctggggtggaggtcgtTTTCTGGAGCACGTTCCCactcccaggaaacctccttctccttccagtcctcccactccctcgcCACATTCTCCAGTGTCTCTGGACCATGGGGAGGGCAAAGCAACGCCCGTGGGATGGAGCGTGCACCAAGGTCACGCCAAACTCACCCCTTGCCATGCAACGCCCCTAAATTAACGTAGGCAcaatctctgtgtctctgtgtccttctccatcaccaagctGACTTCAGTGTGGTGGGACCAGGCCACCCTCTCCGTGTCGCCGTGGGGCGGTACATTgtgctgccatgtcacttgtccCCCGGCATGGATGCTCGGAGCTTGGACATCAGGTGGATCCGGCATCATGTCTCTGAAACGGTGCACCACTACCGAAATGGAGAGGACCTGTACGGGGACCAGATGGAGGAATATGTTGGGAGGACAGAGTTGGTCAGGGATGGTCTCCCCAGTGGACGCCTGGACTTGCGAATCTCTGGGTTGAGACCCTCTGACGATGGTTATTACGTCTGCACTGCGACAGATGGTGCCTCTTATAGACAAGCTATGGTGGATCTGGAGGTGTCAGGTTTGTGTCcggtgtttgcaggggctggtgcgggtGTCCGTGGGTtttgtgtgtccctcccagagctctgtcccatcctcaggtgtgtggatgaggtgccgaaggacaggagccgttgaaagaggtggggtgcgagggggctgttgcctgcagtgcctgcccaggagggagcacgcaggtggtgctggaggtggttttggggcagaGCCACATGGCTGGGACCTGACGCTGTTAGGGATGGAGTTGGGAAGAGATctcttcctggctctgagcagctggatctttgctttggctttgcccttTGTGCCGTACGAGACCTGGCACGTTGTCTGGAAGCGTTGGGGCTTCTTCAACAAAGACGGGTCCGTGCAGATGCTGCCTTGAGGCGCTGAAGCTCGGCAGCTGGGTCTTGCTCTGCCGAgctgttttgtgggagatctgGGGTCATTTGgcatcaatgctctgcagttcctgcacaagttggggtggttttggtggaCGGTCCTGTAGTCCTGGTGGGACCTGTGATGTGTCTGCTATCGGATTCGGTCATCACCTTTGAGTTGAGtccatcccacactgaccccaaccacgggctcttccccagccacaggctctgtccctcagctctccctggaAGCTTACGAGGACGGAGGCATCCGGGTGGTGTGTCAATCGGCCGGCTGGTACCCACAACcggaggtgctgtggaaagatccTGATGGGCAGCGTCTCCCCTCGGTCTCCCAGAGACATTCCTCGGATGAGAGGGGCCTGTTTGACATCGAAGGCGTCATCGTTGTGACCGCTGGGAACAGAGATGGGAAATGGTCCTGCGTGGTCAGGAACAGCCGCCtcaaccaggagcaggagacgtccctgcacatctcaggtgcAACGATGGCAGCCAGACCCTGCGGTgccggcagcagggctggggtttgctgcgttgctttgagcagctttgatctggggttcgcggtgcaaggtgtggggtgtgggggcacgGGAGGGCTGTGCACCTTCACAGCAGTTCTAGTGCAGGAGAGAACTGGAGCCTCGTGCGCTTCAGGTGAGCATTGGTatgtgcaggggagagagaggactatgtccccttgaggccagggctcccaggacaaggggcttgTGAGCTCGAGCTTTGGGgcgtttgtctttttgttcttcttctgctcaaacacgggactgtaaaaccatcccttttcctgctgatggttttgtttctcagctccctttttccacaatgcccATCCCTGGATGGTTGGTGTGGGGGTGCTCCTCGTGCTTTCAGCTGTGTTCCTTGGCCTCGGTGcttatctgtggagaaggaaaggtaagtggtgtcagaagaatgttttgccttcaccaaaaagctctttgggcaaaggaaggaagggcacaAGGGCACGGTGGGGTGtgggcaggaggacagggagcatGGCCAGACCGTCTCTGTCTGGTGGGAAGGTGCAAGAGACCCTCTTGAGATGTTCCCAGGGAtgaagccagctgctgtcctgacccccctcttcctctgcctttgcttttcagtggtgcAGTCCCGAGAGCTGGGTGAGTCCTTgtggccccttcccccagcaaaacctcctGTCCAAGGAGCCCCCCTGGGAGGGACGTGGGTTTGGATGGCTCCTGAAGTTATGGCTGAACTCCAGAGTGCCTGGCTGGGCTGATGGGGGGATAGGCTGGAGGGAGCCATTCCTTGGGTTTGAGGGTCTTTTTCAACTctagaaaaaaaggagttgGTGGTCTGCCATAGCTTTGCCTCCTCCTATGGGAGCAGCCGTGGGATGAGAAGCTGTCCCCTCTGATGacaaattgcttttgtttctccttaCAGAGAAAAGAGATGTAAAAGTTGGTGAGTCTTCATGAGGTCCGGCACAGTGTGGCGTCCTGTCCCGGGCGCTCTGTGCtcggccctttccctccttgcccatcctctccatccctgcatcccctggctctgggaaagcccaaggcgatgtgcctggcagggtgggcatcTCAGGGACACCAGCCCAAGGCTggaccctctcccctgcccagagccctgggcaccagccATGGGACGTGACCAGGCTGGCACGGAGCCATTCCCATGTTTGGGggtcttttcccctttcccagaCAAAAGGAAGTCGGGATTTGCCCGAGCTCCGCTTACTCCTTCATAAATGCTTATGAGATGACTTGCTGTCTCCTCTGATCAcatattgcttttgctttccagggGAACAAGCTGCACTGCTGGGTGAGTCTCTGGGAGCAATTGCACACCCTGGGGTCCTGTCCCGGGCACTCTGTGCTCAGCCCTTTCCCCCCttgcccgtcctctccatccctacatcccctggctctgggaaagcccaaggcgatatgcctggcagggtgggcagctcggggacATCAGACCAGGTTTCGTCCCATGTATTCTACTCAAAGCCCTGGGCACCAGCCATGGGATGtgaccaggctggcagggagccattCCCGGGGTTTGGGGCTCTTTTTGCACTTCCCAAAAAGGTAGTTTGGGGTCTACCCCATCTCTGCCTGTTCCTTCATGAGCAGTTATGAGAGCATAGGCTGTTCTGTCTGATGAAatattggttttcatttttctttccagaggaaCGAGATGCAGCACTGAGTGAGTCTCCGTGAGCTCTGTCACGGCATGGGGTCCTGTCCCGGGTACTCTGTGCTtggccctttccctccttgcccgtcctctccatccctgcatcccctggctctgggaaagcccaaggcgatgtgcctgccagggtgggcagctcggggacATCAGACCAGGGCTggaccctctcccctgcccagagccctgggcaccagccatgggacgtgaccaggctggcagggagccattCCTGGGGATTGGGGGTTTGTTCCCGCTCTGGCAAAAAATCATTTTTGGGTCTGCATGAGTTCTGCGTTCTCCCTCATGAGCTCATATGAGATGAGAAGCTGTCCTCACTGATGAAATAACGTTGCTGTTATTGCTTTCCAGAGGAACGTGATGCAGAACTGGGTGAGTCTCCATGAGCTCTAGCACGGCGTAGGGTCCTGTCCCAGGCACTCTGTGCtcggccctttccctccttgcccgtcctctccatccctgcatcccctggctctgggaaagcccaaggcgatgtgcctggcagggtgggcagctcggggacAGCAGCCCACGCCTGGACCCTCTTCCGtgcccagagccctgggcaccagccATGGGACGTGACCAGGCTGGCACGGAGCCATTCCCATGTTTGGGggtcttttcccctttcccagaCAAAAGGAAGTCGGGATTTGCCCGAGCTCCGCTTACTCCTTCATAAATGCTTATGAGATGACTTGTTGTCTCCTCTGATCAcatattgcttttgctttccagggGAACAAGCTGCACTGCTGGGTGAGTCTCTGGGAGCAATTGCACACCCTGGGGTCCTGTCCCGGGTGCTATGTGCTCAGCCCTTTCCCCCCTCGCCCATCCTCTCCATCCCTacatcccctggctctgggaaagcccaaggcgatatgcctggcagggtgggcagctcggggacATCAGACCAGGTTTCGTCCCATGTATTCTACTCAAAGCCCTGGGCACCAGCCGTGGGATGtgaccaggctggcagggagccattCCCGGGGTTTGGGGCTCTTTTTGCACTTCCCAAAAAGGTAGTTTGGGGTCTACCCCATCTCTGCCTGTTCCTTCATGAGCAGTTATGAGAGCATAGGCTGTTCTGTCTGATGAAatattggttttcatttttctttccagaggaaCGAGATGCAGCACTGAGTGAGTCTCCGTGAGCTCTGTCACGGCATGGGGTCCTGTCCCGGGTACTCTGTGCTtggccctttccctccttgcccgtcctctccatccctgcatcccctggctctgggaaagcccaaggcgatgtgcctgcCAGGGCGGGCAGCTCGGGGACATCAGACCAGGGCTggaccctctcccctgcccagagccctgggcaccagccatgggacgtgaccaggctggcagggagccattCCTGGGGATTGGGGGTTTGTTCCCGCTCTGGCAAAAAATCATTTTTGGGTCTGCATGAGTTCTGCGTTCTCCCTCATGAGCTCATATGAGATGAGAAGCTGTCCTCACTGATGAAATAACGTTGCTGTTATTGCTTTCCAGAGGAACGTGATGCAGAACTGGGTGAGTCTCCATGAGCTCTAGCACGGTGTAGGGTCCTGTCCTGGGCgctctgtgctcagccctttccctccttgcccatcctctccatccctgcatcccctggctctgggaaagcccaaggcgatgtgcctgccagggtgggcagctcggggGCATTAGTCTCGGACTGGACCCTCTTCCGtgcccagagccctgggcaccagccatgggatgtgaccaggctggcagggagccattCCTGGGATTTGGAGGTCTTTTCCCAATCCTGACAAAAAAGGAGTTGGGGGTCTGCCTGGACTCCGCCTGCTCCTGCATGAGCAGCCATGGACTGAGAACCTTTTCCCTCTGATCAcaaatcagttttcatttttctttccagaaaaaagagATGCAGCACTGGGTGAGTCTCCATGAGTTCCGTCACAGTGTGGGGTGCTGTCCTGGCGCTCTATGCTTGGCCATTTCCCCCCTTGCCCGTCCtgtccatccctgcatcccctggctctgggaaagcccaaggcgatgtg
This region of Grus americana isolate bGruAme1 chromosome 32 unlocalized genomic scaffold, bGruAme1.mat SUPER_32_unloc_3, whole genome shotgun sequence genomic DNA includes:
- the LOC129200115 gene encoding butyrophilin subfamily 3 member A2-like is translated as MDARSLDIRWIRHHVSETVHHYRNGEDLYGDQMEEYVGRTELVRDGLPSGRLDLRISGLRPSDDGYYVCTATDGASYRQAMVDLEVSATGSVPQLSLEAYEDGGIRVVCQSAGWYPQPEVLWKDPDGQRLPSVSQRHSSDERGLFDIEGVIVVTAGNRDGKWSCVVRNSRLNQEQETSLHISAPFFHNAHPWMVGVGVLLVLSAVFLGLGAYLWRRKVVQSRELEKRDVKVGEQAALLEERDAALKERDAELGEQAALLEERDAALKERDAELGESP